One window of Corvus moneduloides isolate bCorMon1 chromosome 13, bCorMon1.pri, whole genome shotgun sequence genomic DNA carries:
- the KIF7 gene encoding kinesin-like protein KIF7 isoform X2, with the protein MAAEAAAVRVAVRVRPLLPREALRGHRPCLRGDAATGEVALGRRRFRFAAVLPEAAGQAAVYRACVQPLLRAFFRGFNATVFAYGQTGSGKTYTIGEASVASINEDEQGIIPRAMAETFRLIDENDLIDYTVRVSYLEVYKEEFRDLLQVDTASKDIQIREDDKGNIVLCGVKESEVEGLDEVLSLLEMGNTAKHTGATHINRQSSRSHTIFTVTMEQRRGAGRLPLHHRPPAVPAAGQVLVSKFHFVDLAGSERIVKTGNTGERLKESIQINCGLLALGNVISALGDPRRKTTHIPYRDSKITRILKDSLGGNAQTVMIACVSPSSSDFDESLNTLNYANRAQNIQNKAVVNCRKETEHIEELHLQIKNLQKALEQRQRSETRIIHRSAGTKRCAPDATARLLAECAHYRTCTDAAYRLLMELQEDSNLTVEQVLRLKEWLCAVESERSELTSAGLDSGIESTSMEDQGAEAQGSKLAKAQVSTEKKCESIKDEQVAKLQRQVERLEEENRDFLAALEDAMEQYKLQSDKLQEQQDKISELHVRLEMAMPNLCVPGLLENLHLVTASQRPHTAPLDAAPSHGLGGVPSGLLPEQTGRALCKKKLSSSSSLQKEEPAGWQPNHTQCLTGDPEVRDVVLQRELSQDLEKPSELSSGEELEEWEQKRSLSQRRNGIQNLSKKEIFKLSEEPSGGNAHSIQEEQLELSKEVCGKRESLLGSWERLPGKDSEWRLVQAQQKIRELAINIRMKEELITELIKTGKDAQALNRQYSRKISELEQEAEQVRTELSDSQKQLQELEGKEPWDPGEKRKLQEYRTRVAAAQSKAQVLCRKKQATERLVSLSAQSEKRVQELERNIQLMRRQQGQLQRRLREESEQKRRLETEVHKGQHRVKELELKHEQHQKILRIKTEEIAAFQRKRRSGSNGSVISLEQQQKIEEQKKWLDMEMDKVLEQRRALDELEDELRKREAIVAKKEALLQEKNGLESKRLRSSQALTDDIVRVSSRLEHLEKELSEKNGQLRHGSAHDQQQIRQEINSLRQEKDQLLKQRLELDNKLRQGTLLSPEEERILFQLDEAIEALDAAIEYKNESITCRQRVLRASASLLSQCEMNLMAKLSYLSSSETRALLCKYFDKVVTLREDQHRQHIAFSELEMQLEEQQQLVYWLEAAVERQRLEMDRQLTLQQKEHEQNMQLLLQQSREHMDEGLASSKLQYEARIQVLEKELSRYMWANQELNQRLSNMNPHPGQTKGMERSIHGAGDRAAPELGTCEESSLREQPMPPAVAEESPRARDESRDLVHAPLPSTWRRSSLPNESPGDLRQRDVEQALRAGQPHELQPARSLAPAAKPRRELRRASLNMSPVPYHPAMIDVRKNPL; encoded by the exons AtggcggcggaggcggcggcggtgcGGGTGGCGGTGCGGGTGCGGCCGCTGCTGCCCCGGGAGGCGCTGCGGGGACACCGGCCCTGCCTGCGGGGCGATGCCGCCACCGGCGAGGTGGCGCTGGGCCGCCGCCGGTTCCGCTTCGCCGCCGTGCTGCCCGAGGCGGCGGGGCAGGCGGCCGTGTACCGGGCCTGCGTCCAGCCGCTGCTGCGCGCCTTCTTCCGCGGCTTCAACGCCACCGTCTTCGCCTACGGGCAGACTGGCTCCGGAAAGACCTACACCATCGGGGAGGCCAGCGTCG CTTCCATCAATGAGGATGAGCAGGGCATCATCCCACGAGCCATGGCCGAGACCTTCAGGCTCATCGATGAGAATGACCTGATCGACTACACAGTCCGAGTGTCCTACCTGGAAGTGTACAAGGAGGAGTTTCGGGACTTGCTGCAGGTGGATACAGCCAGCAAAGACATCCAGATCCGGGAGGATGACAAGGGGAACATTG TGCTCTGCGGTGTGAAGGAGTCAGAAGTGGAAGGGCTGGACGAGGTGCTGAGCCTGCTGGAGATGGGGAACACAGCCAAGCACACGGGAGCCACCCACATCAACAGGCAGTCGAGCCGCTCGCACACCATCTTCACAGTGACCATGGAGCAGCGGCGTGGGGCTGGCCGGCTGCCCCTGCACCACCgcccccccgctgtccccgccgcCGGACAGGTCCTGGTGTCCAAGTTTCATTTTGTGGATCTGGCGGGCTCAGAGCGAATTGTGAAGACAGGAAACACAGGGGAGAGGCTGAAGGAGAGCATCCAGATCAACTGCGGCCTCCTGGCCTTGGGCAACGTCATCAGTGCCTTGGGAGATCCTCGGAGAAAGACCACCCACATCCCATACAGAGACTCCAAAATTACCAG GATCCTGAAAGACTCTCTGGGGGGGAACGCCCAGACCGTGATGATAGCCTGTGTCAGCCCATCATCCTCTGACTTCGACGAGAGCCTCAACACTCTGAATTACGCCAACCGGGCTCAGAACATCCAGAACAAGGCGGTGGTGAACTGCCGCAAGGAGACGGAGCACATCGAGGAGCTCCACCTGCAGATAAAGAACCTGCAGAAGGCGCTGGAGCAGCGGCAGCGCTCCGAGACCCGCATCATCCACCGCTCGGCCGGCACCAAGCGCTGCGCGCCGGACGCCACGGCCCGGCTGCTGGCCGAGTGCGCCCATTACCGCACCTGCACCGACGCCGCGTACCGGCTGCTCATGGAGCTCCAGGAGGACAGCAACCTCACCGTGGAGCAGGTGCTGCGCCTTAAGGAGTGGCTGTGCGCAGTGGAGAGTGAGAGGAGCGAGCTGACCTCAGCCGGGCTGGATAGCGGCATTGAGAGCACCTCCATGGAAGATCAGGGCGCTGAGGCACAAGGCTCAAAGCTGGCAAAAGCCCAG GTGAGCACCGAGAAGAAGTGTGAGTCCATCAAAGACGAGCAAGTGGCCAAGCTGCAGAGGCAAGTGGAACGCCTGGAGGAGGAGAACCGTGATTTCCTGGCTGCCCTGGAGGATGCTATGGAACAGTATAAGCTGCAG AGTGACaaactgcaggagcagcaggataaGATCTCGGAGCTGCATGTGCGCTTGGAGATGGCAATGCCAAACCTGTGTGTGCCAGGACTGCTGGAAAATCTTCACCTGGTGACTGCCAGCCAGAGACCTCACACGGCCCCACTGGAtgctgccccatcccatggCCTTGGTGGGGTTCCCTCGGGGCTGCTTCCTGAGCAGACGGGAAGAGCTCTTTGCAAGAAG aagctcagcagcagctcctccttgcAGAAGGAGGAGCCGGCAGGCTGGCAGCCGAACCACACCCAGTGCCTGACTGGTGATCCTGAGGTCAGAGATGTGGTGCTGCAGAGGGAGCTCAGCCAGGACTTGGAGAAGCCATCAGAACTGTCCTcgggagaggagctggaggaatgGGAACAGAAACGGTCCCTGTCCCAGCGCCG AAATGGGATCCAAAATTTGAGCAAGAAAGAGATTTTCAAGTTGAGTGAGGAGCCAAGTGGAGGCAATGCCCACTCAAttcaggaggagcagctggagctgtcaAAAG AAGTCTGTGGGAAGCGGGAGTCACTGCTTGGTTCCTGGGAGCGCCTGCCAGGGAAGGACTCTGAGTGGAGGCTGGTGCAAGCACAGCAGAAGATCCGAGAGCTGGCGATCAACATCCGCATGAAAGAGGAGCTGATCACAGAGCTCATTAAGACAG GCAAGGACGCCCAGGCTCTGAACAGGCAGTACAGCCGGAAGATCagtgagctggagcaggaagcagagcaggtgCGGACAGAGCTCAGCGACAGCcagaagcagctccaggagctggagggcAAAGAGCCATGGGACCCCGGGGAGAAGCGCAAGCTGCAGGAGTACCGCACACGCGTGGCAGCCGCGCAGAGCAAGGCACAG GTTCTGTGCAGGAAGAAGCAGGCGACGGAGAGGCTGGTGTCGCTGTCGGCACAGAGCGAGAAGCGcgtgcaggagctggagaggaacatTCAGCTGATGCGGCggcagcaggggcagctgcagcgGCGGCTGCGTGAGGAGAGCGAGCAGAAACGGCGGCTGGAGACTGAGGTGCACAAGGGACAGCACCGAGTCAAG GAACTGGAACTGAAGCATGAGCAGCACCAGAAAATCCTGCGCATCAAAACAGAGGAAATTGCGGCTTTCCAGAGGAAGCGGCGGAGTGGCAGCAATGGTTCTGTCatcagcctggagcagcagcag AAAATTGAGGAACAGAAGAAGTGGCTGGACATGGAGATGGATAAAGTTCTTGAGCAGCGCCGGGCCCTGGATGAGCTGGAAGATGAGCTGAGGAAGCGGGAAGCTATTGTGGCCAAAAAGgaagccctgctgcaggagaagaATGGCCTGGAGAGCAAACGGCTGCGCTCCAGCCAG GCCCTGACAGATGACATCGTGCGCGTGTCCAGCCGCCTGGAGCacctggaaaaggagctgagcgAGAAGAACGGGCAGCTGCGTCACGGCAGTGCCCACGACCAGCAGCAGATCCGCCAGGAGATCAACAGCCTGCGCCAGGAGAAGGACCAGCTGCTCAAACAGAGGCTGGAGCTCGACAACAAGCTGCGTCAGGgcaccctgctgtccccagag gaAGAACGGATCTTGTTCCAGCTGGATGAGGCAATCGAGGCTCTGGATGCAGCCATTGAGTACAAGAATGAGTCCATCACGTGCAGGCAGCGAGTCCTGCGGGCCTCGGCCAGCCTGCTGTCCCAGTGTGAGATGAACCTCATGGCCAAGCTCAGCTACCTCTCCTCCTCTGAGACACgagctctgctctgcaagtACTTTGACAAG GTGGTGACACTGCGAGAGgatcagcacaggcagcacattGCCTTCTCAGAGCTGGAGatgcagctggaggagcagcagcagctggtgtactggctggaggcagctgtggaGCGCCAGCGCCTGGAGATGGATCGCCAGCTCACcctgcagcagaaggagcaCGAGCAGAACATGCAGttactgctgcagcagagccgtG AGCACATGGACGAGGGGCTGGCCAGCAGCAAGCTGCAGTATGAGGCGAGGATTCAGgtgctggaaaaggagctgagccGTTACATGTGGGCAAACCAGGAGCTGAACCAGAGACTGAGTAACATGAACCCCCACCCTGGACAGACTAAAG ggatggagagaagcattcatggggctggggacagagctgcccCTGAGCTCGGCACCTGTGAGGAATCCAGCCTCAGGGAACAGCCCATGCCTCCAGCTGTCGCTGAAGAGAGCCCTCGGGCCAGGGATGAGAGCAGGGACCTGGTGCATGCCCCTTTGCCCTCGACCTGGAGGCGTTCCTCGCTGCCCAACGAGAGCCCCGGTGACCTTCGGCAGAGGGACGTAGAGCAGGCGCTGAGAGCGGGGCAGCCCCACGAGCTGCAGCCAGCGCGgagcctggctcctgctgccaaaCCCCGCCGGGAGCTGCGCAGAGCCAGCCTGAACATGAGCCCAGTGCCTTATCACCCAGCCATGATAGATGTGAGGAAAAACCCGCTCTAG
- the KIF7 gene encoding kinesin-like protein KIF7 isoform X1 codes for MAAEAAAVRVAVRVRPLLPREALRGHRPCLRGDAATGEVALGRRRFRFAAVLPEAAGQAAVYRACVQPLLRAFFRGFNATVFAYGQTGSGKTYTIGEASVASINEDEQGIIPRAMAETFRLIDENDLIDYTVRVSYLEVYKEEFRDLLQVDTASKDIQIREDDKGNIVLCGVKESEVEGLDEVLSLLEMGNTAKHTGATHINRQSSRSHTIFTVTMEQRRGAGRLPLHHRPPAVPAAGQVLVSKFHFVDLAGSERIVKTGNTGERLKESIQINCGLLALGNVISALGDPRRKTTHIPYRDSKITRILKDSLGGNAQTVMIACVSPSSSDFDESLNTLNYANRAQNIQNKAVVNCRKETEHIEELHLQIKNLQKALEQRQRSETRIIHRSAGTKRCAPDATARLLAECAHYRTCTDAAYRLLMELQEDSNLTVEQVLRLKEWLCAVESERSELTSAGLDSGIESTSMEDQGAEAQGSKLAKAQVSTEKKCESIKDEQVAKLQRQVERLEEENRDFLAALEDAMEQYKLQSDKLQEQQDKISELHVRLEMAMPNLCVPGLLENLHLVTASQRPHTAPLDAAPSHGLGGVPSGLLPEQTGRALCKKKLSSSSSLQKEEPAGWQPNHTQCLTGDPEVRDVVLQRELSQDLEKPSELSSGEELEEWEQKRSLSQRRNGIQNLSKKEIFKLSEEPSGGNAHSIQEEQLELSKEVCGKRESLLGSWERLPGKDSEWRLVQAQQKIRELAINIRMKEELITELIKTGKDAQALNRQYSRKISELEQEAEQVRTELSDSQKQLQELEGKEPWDPGEKRKLQEYRTRVAAAQSKAQVLCRKKQATERLVSLSAQSEKRVQELERNIQLMRRQQGQLQRRLREESEQKRRLETEVHKGQHRVKELELKHEQHQKILRIKTEEIAAFQRKRRSGSNGSVISLEQQQKIEEQKKWLDMEMDKVLEQRRALDELEDELRKREAIVAKKEALLQEKNGLESKRLRSSQALTDDIVRVSSRLEHLEKELSEKNGQLRHGSAHDQQQIRQEINSLRQEKDQLLKQRLELDNKLRQGTLLSPEEERILFQLDEAIEALDAAIEYKNESITCRQRVLRASASLLSQCEMNLMAKLSYLSSSETRALLCKYFDKVVTLREDQHRQHIAFSELEMQLEEQQQLVYWLEAAVERQRLEMDRQLTLQQKEHEQNMQLLLQQSREHMDEGLASSKLQYEARIQVLEKELSRYMWANQELNQRLSNMNPHPGQTKAGMERSIHGAGDRAAPELGTCEESSLREQPMPPAVAEESPRARDESRDLVHAPLPSTWRRSSLPNESPGDLRQRDVEQALRAGQPHELQPARSLAPAAKPRRELRRASLNMSPVPYHPAMIDVRKNPL; via the exons AtggcggcggaggcggcggcggtgcGGGTGGCGGTGCGGGTGCGGCCGCTGCTGCCCCGGGAGGCGCTGCGGGGACACCGGCCCTGCCTGCGGGGCGATGCCGCCACCGGCGAGGTGGCGCTGGGCCGCCGCCGGTTCCGCTTCGCCGCCGTGCTGCCCGAGGCGGCGGGGCAGGCGGCCGTGTACCGGGCCTGCGTCCAGCCGCTGCTGCGCGCCTTCTTCCGCGGCTTCAACGCCACCGTCTTCGCCTACGGGCAGACTGGCTCCGGAAAGACCTACACCATCGGGGAGGCCAGCGTCG CTTCCATCAATGAGGATGAGCAGGGCATCATCCCACGAGCCATGGCCGAGACCTTCAGGCTCATCGATGAGAATGACCTGATCGACTACACAGTCCGAGTGTCCTACCTGGAAGTGTACAAGGAGGAGTTTCGGGACTTGCTGCAGGTGGATACAGCCAGCAAAGACATCCAGATCCGGGAGGATGACAAGGGGAACATTG TGCTCTGCGGTGTGAAGGAGTCAGAAGTGGAAGGGCTGGACGAGGTGCTGAGCCTGCTGGAGATGGGGAACACAGCCAAGCACACGGGAGCCACCCACATCAACAGGCAGTCGAGCCGCTCGCACACCATCTTCACAGTGACCATGGAGCAGCGGCGTGGGGCTGGCCGGCTGCCCCTGCACCACCgcccccccgctgtccccgccgcCGGACAGGTCCTGGTGTCCAAGTTTCATTTTGTGGATCTGGCGGGCTCAGAGCGAATTGTGAAGACAGGAAACACAGGGGAGAGGCTGAAGGAGAGCATCCAGATCAACTGCGGCCTCCTGGCCTTGGGCAACGTCATCAGTGCCTTGGGAGATCCTCGGAGAAAGACCACCCACATCCCATACAGAGACTCCAAAATTACCAG GATCCTGAAAGACTCTCTGGGGGGGAACGCCCAGACCGTGATGATAGCCTGTGTCAGCCCATCATCCTCTGACTTCGACGAGAGCCTCAACACTCTGAATTACGCCAACCGGGCTCAGAACATCCAGAACAAGGCGGTGGTGAACTGCCGCAAGGAGACGGAGCACATCGAGGAGCTCCACCTGCAGATAAAGAACCTGCAGAAGGCGCTGGAGCAGCGGCAGCGCTCCGAGACCCGCATCATCCACCGCTCGGCCGGCACCAAGCGCTGCGCGCCGGACGCCACGGCCCGGCTGCTGGCCGAGTGCGCCCATTACCGCACCTGCACCGACGCCGCGTACCGGCTGCTCATGGAGCTCCAGGAGGACAGCAACCTCACCGTGGAGCAGGTGCTGCGCCTTAAGGAGTGGCTGTGCGCAGTGGAGAGTGAGAGGAGCGAGCTGACCTCAGCCGGGCTGGATAGCGGCATTGAGAGCACCTCCATGGAAGATCAGGGCGCTGAGGCACAAGGCTCAAAGCTGGCAAAAGCCCAG GTGAGCACCGAGAAGAAGTGTGAGTCCATCAAAGACGAGCAAGTGGCCAAGCTGCAGAGGCAAGTGGAACGCCTGGAGGAGGAGAACCGTGATTTCCTGGCTGCCCTGGAGGATGCTATGGAACAGTATAAGCTGCAG AGTGACaaactgcaggagcagcaggataaGATCTCGGAGCTGCATGTGCGCTTGGAGATGGCAATGCCAAACCTGTGTGTGCCAGGACTGCTGGAAAATCTTCACCTGGTGACTGCCAGCCAGAGACCTCACACGGCCCCACTGGAtgctgccccatcccatggCCTTGGTGGGGTTCCCTCGGGGCTGCTTCCTGAGCAGACGGGAAGAGCTCTTTGCAAGAAG aagctcagcagcagctcctccttgcAGAAGGAGGAGCCGGCAGGCTGGCAGCCGAACCACACCCAGTGCCTGACTGGTGATCCTGAGGTCAGAGATGTGGTGCTGCAGAGGGAGCTCAGCCAGGACTTGGAGAAGCCATCAGAACTGTCCTcgggagaggagctggaggaatgGGAACAGAAACGGTCCCTGTCCCAGCGCCG AAATGGGATCCAAAATTTGAGCAAGAAAGAGATTTTCAAGTTGAGTGAGGAGCCAAGTGGAGGCAATGCCCACTCAAttcaggaggagcagctggagctgtcaAAAG AAGTCTGTGGGAAGCGGGAGTCACTGCTTGGTTCCTGGGAGCGCCTGCCAGGGAAGGACTCTGAGTGGAGGCTGGTGCAAGCACAGCAGAAGATCCGAGAGCTGGCGATCAACATCCGCATGAAAGAGGAGCTGATCACAGAGCTCATTAAGACAG GCAAGGACGCCCAGGCTCTGAACAGGCAGTACAGCCGGAAGATCagtgagctggagcaggaagcagagcaggtgCGGACAGAGCTCAGCGACAGCcagaagcagctccaggagctggagggcAAAGAGCCATGGGACCCCGGGGAGAAGCGCAAGCTGCAGGAGTACCGCACACGCGTGGCAGCCGCGCAGAGCAAGGCACAG GTTCTGTGCAGGAAGAAGCAGGCGACGGAGAGGCTGGTGTCGCTGTCGGCACAGAGCGAGAAGCGcgtgcaggagctggagaggaacatTCAGCTGATGCGGCggcagcaggggcagctgcagcgGCGGCTGCGTGAGGAGAGCGAGCAGAAACGGCGGCTGGAGACTGAGGTGCACAAGGGACAGCACCGAGTCAAG GAACTGGAACTGAAGCATGAGCAGCACCAGAAAATCCTGCGCATCAAAACAGAGGAAATTGCGGCTTTCCAGAGGAAGCGGCGGAGTGGCAGCAATGGTTCTGTCatcagcctggagcagcagcag AAAATTGAGGAACAGAAGAAGTGGCTGGACATGGAGATGGATAAAGTTCTTGAGCAGCGCCGGGCCCTGGATGAGCTGGAAGATGAGCTGAGGAAGCGGGAAGCTATTGTGGCCAAAAAGgaagccctgctgcaggagaagaATGGCCTGGAGAGCAAACGGCTGCGCTCCAGCCAG GCCCTGACAGATGACATCGTGCGCGTGTCCAGCCGCCTGGAGCacctggaaaaggagctgagcgAGAAGAACGGGCAGCTGCGTCACGGCAGTGCCCACGACCAGCAGCAGATCCGCCAGGAGATCAACAGCCTGCGCCAGGAGAAGGACCAGCTGCTCAAACAGAGGCTGGAGCTCGACAACAAGCTGCGTCAGGgcaccctgctgtccccagag gaAGAACGGATCTTGTTCCAGCTGGATGAGGCAATCGAGGCTCTGGATGCAGCCATTGAGTACAAGAATGAGTCCATCACGTGCAGGCAGCGAGTCCTGCGGGCCTCGGCCAGCCTGCTGTCCCAGTGTGAGATGAACCTCATGGCCAAGCTCAGCTACCTCTCCTCCTCTGAGACACgagctctgctctgcaagtACTTTGACAAG GTGGTGACACTGCGAGAGgatcagcacaggcagcacattGCCTTCTCAGAGCTGGAGatgcagctggaggagcagcagcagctggtgtactggctggaggcagctgtggaGCGCCAGCGCCTGGAGATGGATCGCCAGCTCACcctgcagcagaaggagcaCGAGCAGAACATGCAGttactgctgcagcagagccgtG AGCACATGGACGAGGGGCTGGCCAGCAGCAAGCTGCAGTATGAGGCGAGGATTCAGgtgctggaaaaggagctgagccGTTACATGTGGGCAAACCAGGAGCTGAACCAGAGACTGAGTAACATGAACCCCCACCCTGGACAGACTAAAG cagggatggagagaagcattcatggggctggggacagagctgcccCTGAGCTCGGCACCTGTGAGGAATCCAGCCTCAGGGAACAGCCCATGCCTCCAGCTGTCGCTGAAGAGAGCCCTCGGGCCAGGGATGAGAGCAGGGACCTGGTGCATGCCCCTTTGCCCTCGACCTGGAGGCGTTCCTCGCTGCCCAACGAGAGCCCCGGTGACCTTCGGCAGAGGGACGTAGAGCAGGCGCTGAGAGCGGGGCAGCCCCACGAGCTGCAGCCAGCGCGgagcctggctcctgctgccaaaCCCCGCCGGGAGCTGCGCAGAGCCAGCCTGAACATGAGCCCAGTGCCTTATCACCCAGCCATGATAGATGTGAGGAAAAACCCGCTCTAG
- the LOC116450728 gene encoding ras-related and estrogen-regulated growth inhibitor-like protein: protein MGPRGSPGCRGKRWTVGCAERSCTHGWDCRRGTATLGMGLRLPLRRSTSFTPDHPALMEVPGPTALKMEANVLVMGADNVGKSALTVRFLTRRFIGEYGDMEFIYSHNLTVDGREILFHIWDVPNSQEQAEDGSSEEKRIQWADSFVLVYSICDRASFNILPLKIQFIKAAKEGQSQEKVPIVIVGNKRDLHHQRVVSSEEGRLLALSLDCGFYEVSAAEAYHGALMVFHGLAKRIPDTKLALKKGTGIRGIVKTMSAVFARKRTDSL from the exons ATGGGGCCTCGTGGGTCCCCCGGGTGCCGTGGGAAGCGCTGGACTGTCGGCTGTGCCGAGCGGAGTTGTACACACGGCTGGGACTGCCGGAGGGGCACGGCCACGCTCGGCATGGGGCTCCGGCTCCCACTGCGCCGCAGCACCAGCTTCACCCCCGACCACCCTGCCCTCATGGAGGTGCCTGGCCCCACTGCCCTGAAGATGGAAGCGAACGTCCTTGTCATGGGAGCAGACAACGTAGGGAAATCAG ctctgaccGTGCGTTTCCTGACCCGGCGTTTTATTGGAGAGTACGGAGACATGG AATTCATCTACAGCCACAACCTGACTGTGGATGGCCGAGAGATTCTCTTCCACATCTGGGACGTCCCCAATTCCCAG gagcaggcagaggatgGCTCCTCAGAGGAGAAGCGAATCCAGTGGGCAGACAGCTTTGTCCTGGTCTACAGTATCTGTGACCGTGCCAGCTTCAACATCCTGCCCCTCAAAATCCAGTTCATCAAGGCAGCCAAGgaggggcagagccaggagaaggTGCCCATTGTCATTGTGGGCAACAAACGGGACCTGCACCACCAACGGGTGGTGTCCAGCGAGGAGGGGCGGCTCCTGGCCCTCTCTTTAGACTGCGGTTTCTATGAGGTGTCTGCAGCTGAGGCTTATCACGGGGCCCTCATGGTCTTCCATGGACTGGCCAAGCGTATCCCGGACACCAAGCTGGCTCTGAAGAAGGGTACAGGGATCCGTGGCATCGTCAAGACCATGTCGGCTGTGTTTGCCCGTAAGCGAACGGACTCCCTCTGA